One Panicum virgatum strain AP13 chromosome 9K, P.virgatum_v5, whole genome shotgun sequence genomic region harbors:
- the LOC120649258 gene encoding dnaJ homolog subfamily B member 9-like isoform X1, whose translation MALQLQDAARPPLPLAPSRCRLAPPAPPLVRLAAFSSSSGPSVRLSCRGPAPRWRRASVRARAGAGGGGRRESPYEVLGVSPSAAPNEIKRAYRRLALKYHPDVNKEPNAQEKFLRIKHAYNTLMNSESRSKYGGASSDSSWSSSSRESKSTAAEEPFYGFGTEFSPLFFFHQQPEFLKDLQTEFQNWEAGLNSDQKPKSLWEELSAIGEEFVEFLENELKIDDSSSSNNMGNDPYTQFGGQSKNAKDEKTSTNSFDDGVSEIEAALEKLKKELGLG comes from the exons atggcgctACAGCTACAGGACGCGGCGCGTCCGCCCCTACCACTCGCCCCCTCCCGCTGCCGTCTTGCTCCGCCGGCGCCTCCCCTCGTCCGCTTGGCTGCCTTCTCTTCAAGCTCGGGCCCCTCCGTGCGCCTCTCCTGTCGTGGCCCTGCGCCTCGCTGGCGGCGGGCGAGCGTGAGGGCGCGCgctggggccggcggcggcggtcggaggGAGTCACCGTACGAGGTGCTCGGCGtgtcgccgtcggcggcgcccAACGAGATCAAGCGCGCGTACCGGCGCCTCGCGCTCAAGTACCATCCGGACGTCAACAAGGAG CCCAACGCTCAGGAAAAGTTTCTGCGGATCAAGCATGCTTACAACACGCTGATGAACTCGGAGAGCCGATCCAAATACGGGGGCGCCAGTTCAGATTCGTCTTGGTCCTCCAGCTCCAGGGAGAGCAAATCAACTGCTGCAGAAGAGCCGTTCTATGGATTTGGTACTGAATTCTCTCCCCTCTTCTTCTTTCATCAACAGC CGGAATTCCTTAAAGATCTGCAAACAGAATTTCAGAACTGGGAAGCTGGCTTAAATTCAGATCAGAAACCTAAAAGCCTTTGGGAAGAATTGTCT GCAATTGGCGAGGAATTTGTAGAATTTCTGGAAAATGAACTGAAGATCGATGATTCCAGCTCTAGCAACAACATGGGAAACGATCCATACACGCAGTTTGGAGGGCAATCAAAAAATGCTAAGGATGAAAAGACATCAACAAATAGTTTTGATGATGGTGTTTCTGAAATAGAGGCTGCTCTTGAGAAGCTGAAGAAGGAACTTGGACTCGGCTAA
- the LOC120649260 gene encoding cyclin-dependent protein kinase inhibitor SMR4-like yields the protein MEAEYHGDETMMVGEEEGWQTPRREDCRIPVVPPCPAAPPRKKAVALPELGGGGRRQPPKGGYFQPPDLESLFVLAPPRRRAASSCA from the coding sequence ATGGAGGCCGAGTACCACGGCGATGAGACGATGAtggtgggggaggaggaggggtggcAGACGCCGAGGCGCGAGGACTGCCGCATCCCCGTGGTGCCCCCgtgcccggcggcgccgccgaggaaGAAGGCGGTCGCGCTGCCGGAGCTCgggggcggcgggaggcgccAGCCGCCCAAGGGCGGCTACTTCCAGCCGCCGGACCTCGAGTCCCTGTTcgtgctcgcgccgccgcggaggcgtgCGGCCTCCAGCTGCGCGTGA
- the LOC120649258 gene encoding dnaJ homolog subfamily B member 9-like isoform X2 — MALQLQDAARPPLPLAPSRCRLAPPAPPLVRLAAFSSSSGPSVRLSCRGPAPRWRRASVRARAGAGGGGRRESPYEVLGVSPSAAPNEIKRAYRRLALKYHPDVNKEPNAQEKFLRIKHAYNTLMNSESRSKYGGASSDSSWSSSSRESKSTAAEEPFYGFAEFLKDLQTEFQNWEAGLNSDQKPKSLWEELSAIGEEFVEFLENELKIDDSSSSNNMGNDPYTQFGGQSKNAKDEKTSTNSFDDGVSEIEAALEKLKKELGLG, encoded by the exons atggcgctACAGCTACAGGACGCGGCGCGTCCGCCCCTACCACTCGCCCCCTCCCGCTGCCGTCTTGCTCCGCCGGCGCCTCCCCTCGTCCGCTTGGCTGCCTTCTCTTCAAGCTCGGGCCCCTCCGTGCGCCTCTCCTGTCGTGGCCCTGCGCCTCGCTGGCGGCGGGCGAGCGTGAGGGCGCGCgctggggccggcggcggcggtcggaggGAGTCACCGTACGAGGTGCTCGGCGtgtcgccgtcggcggcgcccAACGAGATCAAGCGCGCGTACCGGCGCCTCGCGCTCAAGTACCATCCGGACGTCAACAAGGAG CCCAACGCTCAGGAAAAGTTTCTGCGGATCAAGCATGCTTACAACACGCTGATGAACTCGGAGAGCCGATCCAAATACGGGGGCGCCAGTTCAGATTCGTCTTGGTCCTCCAGCTCCAGGGAGAGCAAATCAACTGCTGCAGAAGAGCCGTTCTATGGATTTG CGGAATTCCTTAAAGATCTGCAAACAGAATTTCAGAACTGGGAAGCTGGCTTAAATTCAGATCAGAAACCTAAAAGCCTTTGGGAAGAATTGTCT GCAATTGGCGAGGAATTTGTAGAATTTCTGGAAAATGAACTGAAGATCGATGATTCCAGCTCTAGCAACAACATGGGAAACGATCCATACACGCAGTTTGGAGGGCAATCAAAAAATGCTAAGGATGAAAAGACATCAACAAATAGTTTTGATGATGGTGTTTCTGAAATAGAGGCTGCTCTTGAGAAGCTGAAGAAGGAACTTGGACTCGGCTAA
- the LOC120649257 gene encoding hsp70-binding protein 1-like: MAKDGGPDWNGLLKWSLAHGDGTNPPRALSEEDRKWFMEAMQANTIDVVQRMKEITQVMKTPEDVLESQGVTPENIEDMLDELQEHVESIDMANDLHSIGGLDPLLGYLKNSHAVIRAKAAEVVSTIVQNNPKSQQLVMESNGLQPLLTNFKSDPSTNARTKALGAISSLIRHNQPGISAFRLGNGYAGLKDALGSDDARLQRKALNLIQYLLHNNKADRSVATDLGLPKLMMHLASSDDSLVREAALSGLLELAQDKTSGNALPDQDKLKDILKSRIEGISLMDADDLHVAREERQLVDSLWKECYNEPSSLREKGLVVLPGEDAPQQPPPDVVGKMFEPPLRAWAAARPAPKDDSDSGSEKKNAPPLLLGPGPSSNNS, translated from the exons ATGGCCAAGGACGGGGGCCCCGACTGGAACGGCCTGCTCAAGTGGAGCCTCGCCCACGGCGACGGCACCAACCCGCCGCGAGCTCTCAG CGAGGAAGACAGAAAATGGTTCATGGAGGCCATGCAAGCCAACACAATAGATGTTGTCCAGAGGATGAAGGAGATCACTCAGGTGATGAAAACCCCAGAAGATGTCTTGGAGTCTCAGGGTGTGACCCCAGAGAACATCGAAG ATATGTTGGATGAGCTACAAGAGCATGTGGAATCCATTGACATGGCAAATG ATCTACATTCTATTGGTGGGTTGGATCCTCTACTTGGTTACTTGAAAAATTCGCATGCTGTCATCCGAGCAAAGGCAGCAGAAGTTGTGAGTACAATTGTGCAGAACAATCCCAAGAGTCAGCAACTTGTCATGGAATCCAATGGACTGCAGCCCCTCCTGACAAACTTCAAATCAGATCCGAGTACAAATGCACGAACGAAAGCTTTAGGAGCCATATCCT CTCTAATTCGTCATAACCAGCCTGGAATATCTGCATTTCGCCTGGGAAATGGCTATGCTGGATTGAAGGATGCTCTTGGTTCCGATGATGCCAGACTTCAGAG GAAAGCTCTCAATCTCATACAATACCTGCTGCACAACAACAAGGCAGACAGGAGCGTAGCTACAGATCTTGGTCTTCCGAAGCTGATGATGCACCTCGCATCCAGTGACGATTCCTTAGTGCGTGAAGCTGCATTAAGCGGTCTCCTTGAGTTGGCGCAGGACAAGACATCTGGTAATGCTCTACCCGACCAAGACAAGCTGAAAGACATCCTCAAAAGCCGAATCGAAGGGATCAGCTTGATGGATGCCGACGATCTCCATGTTGCTCGTGAGGAGCGGCAGCTGGTGGACTCGCTCTGGAAGGAATGCTACAATGAGCCCTCGTCCCTCAGGGAGAAGGGTCTCGTGGTGCTCCCTGGAGAGGACGCTCCCCAACAACCCCCACCAGACGTGGTGGGGAAGATGTTTGAGCCGCCGCTTCGCGCATGGGCAGCTGCAAGACCTGCTCCGAAAGATGATTCTGATTCCGGCAGTGAGAAGAAGAATGCGCCGCCGTTGCTGCTTGGCCCTGGGCCGTCTTCCAACAATTCTTAG
- the LOC120649258 gene encoding dnaJ homolog subfamily B member 5-like isoform X3 has protein sequence MALQLQDAARPPLPLAPSRCRLAPPAPPLVRLAAFSSSSGPSVRLSCRGPAPRWRRASVRARAGAGGGGRRESPYEVLGVSPSAAPNEIKRAYRRLALKYHPDVNKEPNAQEKFLRIKHAYNTLMNSESRSKYAGTSSDSSWSSSSRESKSTAAEEPFYRFAEFLKDPQTEFQNWEAGLNSDQKPKSLWEELAAICEEFVEFLENELKIDDSSPSNNTGNDPYTQFGGQAKNAKDERTSTNSFDDGVSEIEAALEKLKKELGLG, from the exons atggcgctACAGCTACAGGACGCGGCGCGTCCGCCCCTACCACTCGCCCCCTCCCGCTGCCGTCTTGCTCCGCCGGCGCCTCCCCTCGTCCGCTTGGCTGCCTTCTCTTCAAGCTCGGGCCCCTCCGTGCGCCTCTCCTGTCGTGGCCCTGCGCCTCGCTGGCGGCGGGCGAGCGTGAGGGCGCGCgctggggccggcggcggcggtcggaggGAGTCACCGTACGAGGTGCTCGGCGtgtcgccgtcggcggcgcccAACGAGATCAAGCGCGCGTACCGGCGCCTCGCGCTCAAGTACCATCCGGACGTCAACAAGGAG CCCAACGCTCAGGAAAAG TTTCTGCGGATCAAGCATGCTTACAACACTCTGATGAACTCAGAGAGCCGATCCAAATACGCGGGCACCAGTTCAGATTCGTCTTGGTCCTCCAGCTCCAGGGAGAGCAAATCAACTGCTGCAGAAGAGCCGTTCTATCGATTCG CGGAATTCCTTAAAGATCCGCAAACAGAATTTCAGAACTGGGAAGCTGGCTTAAATTCAGATCAGAAACCTAAAAGCCTTTGGGAAGAATTGGCT GCAATTTGTGAGGAATTCGTAGAATTTCTGGAAAATGAATTGAAGATTGATGACTCCAGCCCAAGCAACAACACGGGAAACGATCCATACACGCAGTTTGGAGGGCAAGCAAAAAATGCTAAGGACGAAAGGACATCAACAAATAGTTTTGACGATGGTGTTTCTGAAATAGAGGCCGCTCTTGAGAAGCTGAAGAAGGAACTTGGACTCGGCTAA